The following are from one region of the Cloacibacterium sp. TD35 genome:
- a CDS encoding formimidoylglutamase yields MNIEDIIISPKKIETQPWQLGSVITNEIPENGILLVFCSDYRGGKGNAVAKNFDTVRDEFYKLSKFDFEIPICDLGDLISGKSLQDTHYILQEVLSACLYKNTVPIVVGGGNDLSIAMIHALNFHQKNIRYTQINNKIDLSNEGEEISEKNFLQKIFNSKLLSLKDYHHLGYQKHLNEIDAVQLMKSVEFDVIRLAEMMGNTDRIEPFFRRADLVTLNCDAVESFAEPFSVNPQINGLNRREICAVMKEIGLGENLKMAGIFNFNADAENVLNHQLLAQMLWYLLEGIDIQKTHPKERHYDTFWVLIDDQEFAFKRDSFTGLWYFGSDKNIQKCVPCSQYEYDMAKNGVLSERLIVKS; encoded by the coding sequence ATGAACATAGAAGACATTATCATCTCACCAAAAAAAATAGAAACTCAGCCTTGGCAATTAGGAAGTGTGATTACGAATGAAATTCCAGAAAACGGAATTTTGTTGGTTTTTTGTAGCGATTACAGAGGTGGAAAAGGAAATGCGGTTGCCAAAAATTTTGATACAGTAAGAGACGAATTTTATAAACTTTCGAAATTTGATTTTGAAATCCCGATTTGTGATTTGGGAGACCTTATTTCTGGGAAATCTCTTCAAGACACACATTATATTTTGCAGGAAGTTCTTTCTGCGTGTTTGTATAAAAATACGGTTCCGATTGTTGTAGGCGGAGGAAATGATCTGTCGATTGCGATGATTCATGCGCTTAATTTTCATCAAAAAAATATAAGATACACTCAAATCAACAATAAAATTGACCTTTCCAATGAAGGCGAGGAAATTTCAGAAAAGAATTTTTTGCAGAAAATTTTCAATTCTAAATTGTTGAGCCTTAAAGATTATCATCATCTCGGTTATCAGAAGCATTTGAATGAAATAGATGCAGTGCAACTCATGAAAAGTGTGGAGTTTGATGTAATTAGATTGGCCGAAATGATGGGAAATACCGATAGAATAGAGCCGTTTTTCCGTAGAGCAGATTTGGTTACACTGAATTGCGATGCGGTGGAAAGTTTTGCAGAGCCATTTTCGGTAAATCCTCAAATTAATGGCTTGAACAGAAGGGAAATCTGTGCCGTGATGAAAGAAATTGGCTTAGGCGAAAATCTGAAAATGGCGGGAATTTTTAATTTCAATGCAGATGCTGAAAATGTTCTGAATCATCAATTGTTGGCACAAATGCTTTGGTATTTATTGGAAGGAATTGATATTCAAAAAACGCATCCGAAAGAACGTCATTACGATACTTTTTGGGTGTTGATAGATGATCAGGAATTTGCTTTCAAAAGAGACAGTTTTACGGGATTGTGGTATTTTGGTAGTGATAAAAATATTCAAAAATGCGTTCCTTGTTCGCAATATGAATATGATATGGCGAAGAATGGGGTGTTAAGTGAAAGATTGATTGTAAAATCGTGA
- the porG gene encoding type IX secretion system protein PorG: MKRKTLVIIALFFMNLFAQAQRHEIGIQLGTSNLTGDIGKTKYINPFPNSMSNFSDEGIPFYAAIMYRMNFNPYQSLRFRLAYNHIQFDDNYAQELYRASRGLYGTNSVYEASVIFDYNFLPVNEEQKSMLSPYIFGGISGLMFNTTLEGNQFGFAIPFGAGLKYKFNYNWALFGEFMFRATNSDTLDYSDQYNLGNLNSKDWMNSMSLGLSYSFGRPPCYCQ; the protein is encoded by the coding sequence ATGAAGAGAAAAACATTAGTAATCATAGCCTTATTTTTCATGAATCTTTTTGCACAGGCACAAAGACATGAGATAGGCATACAATTAGGAACAAGTAATCTTACCGGAGATATTGGTAAGACCAAATACATCAATCCGTTTCCTAATAGTATGAGTAATTTTTCTGATGAAGGAATACCGTTTTATGCTGCTATAATGTATAGAATGAATTTTAATCCATATCAATCATTGAGATTTAGACTAGCTTACAATCATATTCAGTTTGATGATAATTACGCACAGGAATTATATAGAGCAAGTAGAGGTTTATATGGAACAAACTCTGTTTATGAGGCTTCAGTGATTTTTGATTACAATTTTTTACCAGTAAACGAAGAACAAAAAAGTATGCTAAGTCCATATATTTTTGGAGGAATTTCTGGATTAATGTTTAATACGACTTTAGAAGGAAATCAATTTGGTTTTGCCATTCCTTTTGGAGCGGGCCTTAAATATAAATTTAATTATAACTGGGCATTGTTCGGAGAGTTTATGTTCCGAGCAACCAATAGTGACACATTAGATTATAGCGATCAGTACAATTTAGGGAATTTAAACTCTAAAGATTGGATGAACTCTATGTCTCTTGGTCTTTCTTATTCATTCGGAAGACCGCCATGCTATTGTCAATAA
- a CDS encoding EpsG family protein, producing MVFLHPAFTFLFIFLFFGSVLELFQYKKKTPVFTIIAGVSLIVLGGFRYYVGADYPAYKNLFVGFSIYTDYSDVFKKALFSKSKEDIEWIFVLINKVIFDLGMPFYMVTFVMALITVSLKLSTVYKFSPLPTLSTLFYFMPVFFFEDSGQMRQGIGIAICVFSFRYIVERNLMMFLLCIYLALGFHKTSIVFLPAYWLVKIPMNSKKILWALIISLLLSPLEPYKLFGEMFSSLLPQVISGGYDAYVNDSQFGGDLEYGLTDIVKIFFIITLLIYEKKGSEKIAYFEYMRNLAVFGLCMFYLFRGTRIFAIRLPGVYMFFLTMFVIPSLIYAVEEKAKKALISGYMLYLTLMYFNFAKSNGNAGRFTPSKYQNVLWK from the coding sequence ATGGTTTTTTTACACCCTGCATTTACTTTTTTATTTATATTTCTATTTTTTGGTTCTGTATTAGAGCTTTTCCAATATAAGAAAAAAACACCTGTATTTACTATAATTGCAGGAGTGTCGCTTATTGTTTTAGGAGGATTTAGGTACTATGTAGGAGCAGATTATCCCGCTTACAAAAATTTATTTGTAGGGTTTTCTATTTATACAGACTATTCAGATGTTTTTAAAAAAGCGCTTTTTAGTAAGTCAAAAGAAGATATAGAATGGATTTTTGTATTGATTAATAAAGTCATCTTCGATCTGGGGATGCCATTTTACATGGTAACCTTTGTAATGGCTCTTATTACAGTGAGTCTTAAATTATCTACAGTATATAAATTTTCTCCACTTCCAACCTTATCTACCTTATTTTATTTTATGCCAGTGTTTTTTTTCGAGGATTCAGGACAGATGAGACAAGGGATAGGAATTGCCATTTGTGTTTTTTCTTTTCGGTATATTGTAGAGAGGAATTTGATGATGTTTTTGCTTTGTATCTATTTGGCACTGGGCTTCCATAAAACTTCTATTGTTTTTTTGCCAGCATATTGGTTGGTTAAAATTCCTATGAATAGTAAGAAAATTCTATGGGCTTTAATAATTAGTTTGTTGCTTTCTCCATTAGAACCGTATAAATTATTCGGTGAGATGTTTTCATCACTTTTGCCACAAGTTATTTCTGGAGGATATGATGCGTATGTGAATGATAGTCAGTTTGGTGGTGATTTAGAGTATGGCCTTACTGATATTGTAAAAATTTTCTTCATTATTACTTTGTTAATTTATGAAAAAAAGGGTTCAGAAAAGATTGCTTATTTTGAATACATGCGAAACTTGGCTGTATTTGGGTTATGTATGTTTTATCTTTTTAGAGGGACTAGGATTTTTGCCATAAGATTACCAGGAGTTTACATGTTTTTCTTAACCATGTTTGTAATACCTAGTTTAATATATGCAGTTGAAGAAAAGGCAAAAAAGGCTTTGATATCTGGATACATGCTTTATCTCACTTTAATGTATTTTAATTTTGCTAAATCTAATGGTAATGCAGGAAGGTTTACTCCTAGTAAATATCAGAATGTACTTTGGAAATAA
- a CDS encoding glycosyltransferase family 2 protein: MKISVIVPVYNVENYLEKCLNSLVNQTLQEIEILVINDGSKDDSQKIVEVFQRKFPQKIKTFVKENGGLSDARNFGIDRATGEFIAFVDSDDYVSENMLEEMCDLAKRHEAEIVICNLQKVNENGNVTQKLTQIPNLPEKIDLEKHFSVFSDISYFACNKIFKRELFEGKRFQKGMHFEDIELIPQILLQCKTLVKTDAFHYQYLERSNSISKSHTERGLDILKAVKNVEKSFKNSVYSSKQKELQGFQILEGVYTFLAYLAFVKEDEVYQKMSLELKRFIKERKISTFEILKYQRFGKNYLLSLPLKKQFYYLLYFFGLEKIIRKII, from the coding sequence ATGAAAATATCTGTAATTGTTCCAGTTTATAATGTAGAAAATTACCTAGAGAAATGTTTAAATTCTCTGGTGAATCAGACTTTGCAAGAGATTGAAATTCTGGTTATTAATGACGGAAGTAAAGATGATTCTCAAAAAATTGTAGAGGTTTTTCAACGTAAATTTCCTCAAAAAATAAAAACTTTTGTAAAGGAAAATGGTGGTTTAAGCGATGCGCGAAATTTTGGAATAGACAGAGCAACGGGAGAATTTATCGCTTTTGTAGATTCTGATGATTATGTTTCTGAAAATATGTTGGAAGAAATGTGTGATTTGGCAAAAAGGCACGAAGCCGAAATTGTAATTTGTAATCTTCAAAAAGTAAATGAAAACGGAAACGTAACTCAAAAACTTACGCAAATACCGAATTTGCCTGAAAAAATAGACTTAGAAAAGCATTTTTCAGTGTTTTCTGATATTTCTTATTTTGCTTGTAATAAAATTTTCAAAAGAGAACTTTTTGAAGGAAAAAGATTTCAAAAAGGGATGCATTTCGAGGATATCGAATTGATTCCGCAAATTTTACTTCAATGTAAAACTTTGGTAAAAACAGATGCGTTTCATTATCAATATTTAGAAAGAAGCAATTCTATCTCAAAATCTCATACAGAAAGAGGTTTGGATATTTTAAAAGCCGTGAAAAACGTAGAAAAATCTTTTAAAAATTCAGTTTATTCTTCCAAACAAAAAGAGTTGCAAGGATTTCAAATTTTAGAAGGTGTTTATACTTTTTTGGCGTATCTCGCTTTTGTAAAAGAGGATGAGGTGTACCAAAAAATGTCTTTGGAGTTGAAAAGATTCATTAAAGAAAGGAAAATTTCAACTTTTGAAATCTTGAAATATCAGAGATTTGGGAAAAACTATTTGCTCTCACTTCCTTTGAAAAAGCAGTTTTATTACTTGCTGTATTTCTTTGGACTTGAAAAAATAATTAGAAAAATAATTTGA
- a CDS encoding exopolysaccharide transport family protein has protein sequence MIPEKNINENKNLEKEKIGTFDFFNLEHFLVRIIKNWYWFFILGFLGYTTAFIYNKYYAQRVYASNTTVSISNNSSSYFTPNQSINFIWGNGSNQEGLFLKKLLTSRSHNEYLVQKLDLFIDYSTKGRLKTTYIDKDDSPVFLVIDKTHPQAVNIEITLIPKSSGKYEVVLPEKFSTNSLYDYNSEGFKKTHNFSRLPNKIIGINEWYETPFLKFKLVKNTQPIEIDLHNIVISLKTIDQTVNEIKNTISIEFDQELSTMMIITKSGYNLNSTVNFLNKSVEELIEKRKRDKSIVEKNTVEFIKENLDKAKIKLDSSSAKLNSIKVEEKLTDEKGDVSGILQSITSLEQKRADIITKVNALNAVKSSVGKNLDNLINLNAAGVEDGSFNATISELKALYAKKAELSTIYTPQSEPIKEINRLINDARGSSYKHLNRYYSVYDAELATINSQIAKYEEDLGTLPYKQQRFIDAQRGFTVNESTYSTLLAKLSESELRLRTNTSDITVIDKAKNLGQAPISPDTGFIRNILLFGFLLVPILILLISELLDNKVRVIKEVVNATKIPLLGVIGKNIHENNLSVLEKPKSSVSEAFRGVRANLRFLYKEDGKSKVLMVTSSIGGEGKTYVSINIASVLGLSGKKTILLGMDLRKPKIFGDFKVNNKVGISNYLTGEVKIEEIINKTRIPDLDVITSGPIPPNPSELLMSEKNQQFIEDLKKIYDFVIIDSPPVGLVVDSFELMKYTDANVYVVRHEYTEKYMLKMITEKYHNSEIKHLGLIYNDFEMDKGYGYGYGYGYGYGYFDEDANYEEPTLIKLRNKLKKILKIK, from the coding sequence ATGATTCCTGAAAAAAACATAAATGAAAATAAAAATCTAGAAAAAGAAAAAATAGGAACATTTGATTTTTTCAATTTAGAGCATTTTCTAGTAAGAATAATTAAAAACTGGTATTGGTTTTTTATTTTAGGATTTTTAGGCTACACCACTGCATTTATTTACAATAAATATTATGCACAGAGAGTCTATGCTTCTAATACTACAGTGAGTATTTCTAATAATTCTTCAAGTTATTTTACCCCCAATCAGTCCATAAATTTCATTTGGGGAAACGGCTCAAATCAAGAAGGTCTATTTTTGAAGAAGCTACTCACTTCTAGGTCTCATAATGAATATTTAGTACAAAAACTTGATTTATTTATTGACTATAGTACAAAAGGAAGACTTAAAACTACATATATAGACAAAGACGACTCTCCCGTGTTTTTAGTGATTGATAAGACTCATCCACAGGCTGTAAATATTGAAATTACACTTATTCCTAAGTCTTCAGGGAAGTATGAAGTAGTTTTACCAGAAAAATTTTCAACCAATAGTCTATATGATTATAATTCTGAAGGATTTAAAAAAACACATAATTTTTCTAGATTACCAAATAAGATTATAGGAATAAATGAATGGTATGAAACCCCATTTCTTAAATTCAAATTAGTAAAAAACACTCAGCCAATCGAAATAGATTTGCATAATATTGTTATCAGTCTAAAGACGATAGATCAAACTGTGAATGAAATTAAAAACACAATTTCCATAGAATTTGATCAAGAATTAAGTACGATGATGATCATTACCAAGAGTGGTTATAATTTAAACAGTACAGTAAATTTTCTCAATAAAAGTGTAGAAGAACTTATTGAAAAAAGAAAACGAGACAAAAGCATTGTAGAAAAAAACACAGTAGAATTTATAAAAGAAAATCTAGATAAGGCTAAAATAAAATTAGACTCTAGCTCTGCAAAACTTAATTCAATTAAAGTAGAAGAAAAATTAACTGATGAAAAAGGAGATGTTTCTGGTATTTTGCAAAGTATAACATCACTAGAACAAAAAAGGGCGGATATTATTACAAAAGTCAATGCGCTAAATGCAGTTAAAAGTTCTGTAGGTAAAAATCTAGACAATTTAATTAATTTAAATGCAGCTGGGGTAGAAGATGGAAGTTTTAATGCCACTATTTCTGAGCTTAAAGCTCTTTATGCAAAAAAAGCAGAATTATCTACTATTTACACTCCACAGTCTGAGCCTATTAAAGAAATTAATCGATTGATTAATGATGCTAGAGGGAGTTCATATAAACATTTGAACAGATATTATAGCGTTTATGATGCGGAACTAGCAACCATTAATAGCCAGATTGCAAAATATGAGGAAGATTTAGGCACTCTTCCGTATAAACAACAGAGATTTATAGATGCGCAGAGAGGATTTACCGTAAATGAATCTACCTATAGCACTCTTTTGGCTAAACTTTCGGAGTCAGAACTTAGACTCAGAACCAATACATCAGATATTACAGTAATTGATAAGGCAAAAAACTTAGGACAAGCTCCTATTTCTCCTGATACTGGATTTATTAGAAATATTCTATTGTTTGGCTTTTTATTAGTCCCAATTCTTATTTTATTGATTTCTGAATTATTAGACAATAAGGTTAGAGTGATTAAAGAAGTGGTGAATGCTACTAAAATTCCACTTTTGGGAGTAATTGGCAAAAATATTCACGAAAATAATTTAAGTGTTTTAGAAAAGCCGAAATCTTCTGTTTCTGAAGCCTTTAGAGGAGTAAGAGCTAATCTCAGATTTTTGTACAAAGAAGATGGCAAGAGTAAAGTTTTAATGGTTACATCTTCTATTGGTGGTGAGGGTAAGACCTACGTTTCTATTAATATAGCTTCAGTCTTAGGGTTAAGTGGTAAAAAAACTATTCTACTAGGAATGGACCTTAGAAAACCGAAAATTTTTGGAGATTTCAAAGTAAATAATAAAGTAGGAATTTCTAATTATCTTACTGGAGAGGTAAAAATAGAAGAAATCATTAACAAAACTAGAATCCCAGATTTAGATGTTATTACCTCTGGCCCTATCCCTCCTAATCCATCAGAATTACTGATGAGCGAAAAAAATCAACAATTTATTGAAGACTTAAAAAAGATTTATGATTTTGTAATTATTGATTCGCCACCAGTGGGCTTGGTAGTAGATTCTTTTGAATTGATGAAATATACTGATGCAAACGTTTATGTAGTGAGACACGAGTATACCGAAAAGTACATGTTGAAAATGATTACCGAAAAATATCATAACAGTGAGATTAAACACCTAGGGCTTATCTATAATGACTTTGAGATGGATAAGGGTTATGGCTATGGTTATGGCTACGGATATGGCTACGGCTACTTTGATGAAGATGCCAATTATGAAGAGCCTACATTAATTAAATTAAGAAATAAACTCAAGAAAATCTTGAAGATTAAATAA
- a CDS encoding glycosyltransferase family 4 protein — MDKIDSFLATLNFPVFYLKVIFSFITSLLITYYSIPTIIKISRRKNLIDEPGQRSSHERKIPNLGGVAIFFAISVTASIYAYQLFDLYKFLFASLVILLYIGVMDDIVVMRAYKKLIVQLVVSAMLVIGSDVRIRNLFGVFGVYELNYFFSVIFSIVTFIILVNAFNLIDGIDGLAGTYGLICFGLFGISYYRLGEYNYPLVILSTTIMGSVIGFLYYNFAERSKKIFMGDTGSMVLGFLLTFTAICFIDIFIAKRGPGVIYYHLNSAPVIAVAILILPIIDTLNVIIVRLAEKRSPFEADKNHIHHKLLKMGFSHKRATLYIISYYLLIVSVAYIFRHIENNSLLVLIISLGFLGAYLPDILMKKKINN; from the coding sequence ATGGATAAGATAGATTCTTTTTTGGCAACGCTAAACTTCCCTGTTTTTTATTTGAAGGTGATATTTTCTTTTATTACTTCATTATTGATTACCTATTATTCAATTCCTACCATTATAAAAATTTCTAGGAGAAAAAACTTAATAGATGAACCCGGCCAAAGGAGTTCTCACGAAAGAAAAATTCCTAATTTGGGTGGAGTAGCTATATTTTTTGCCATATCAGTAACTGCCTCTATTTATGCCTACCAATTATTTGATTTGTATAAATTTCTTTTTGCATCATTGGTAATATTGCTTTACATCGGAGTAATGGATGATATAGTGGTGATGAGAGCTTATAAGAAATTGATAGTTCAATTAGTAGTATCTGCCATGTTGGTAATAGGGTCAGATGTTAGAATCAGAAATCTTTTTGGGGTATTTGGAGTATACGAGCTCAATTATTTTTTCAGTGTAATTTTCAGTATTGTGACTTTTATAATTTTAGTTAATGCTTTTAATTTAATTGATGGAATTGATGGTTTAGCTGGCACTTATGGATTAATATGTTTTGGGCTTTTTGGTATTAGCTATTATCGATTGGGAGAGTACAACTATCCATTGGTGATTTTATCTACTACCATTATGGGAAGCGTAATAGGCTTCTTATATTATAATTTTGCAGAACGAAGTAAGAAAATTTTTATGGGAGACACAGGTTCTATGGTTCTAGGCTTTCTACTTACTTTTACAGCTATTTGTTTTATAGATATTTTTATTGCAAAACGAGGACCGGGAGTGATATATTATCACCTAAATTCTGCTCCTGTTATAGCTGTAGCTATTTTAATTTTACCCATTATAGACACTTTAAATGTCATAATCGTCAGATTGGCAGAAAAACGATCACCTTTCGAGGCAGATAAAAACCATATTCATCACAAATTGCTTAAGATGGGTTTCTCTCATAAAAGAGCCACTCTATATATTATTTCTTATTATCTACTTATAGTTTCAGTAGCCTATATTTTTAGACACATAGAGAATAATTCTCTCTTAGTGCTTATTATCAGTCTAGGGTTTTTAGGTGCTTACTTACCAGATATATTGATGAAGAAGAAAATTAATAATTAA
- a CDS encoding isoprenyl transferase gives MQEILEKIDKNNLPKHVAIIMDGNGRWAKSRGEERTFGHKSGISAVRNALSACEKAGIEFLTLYTFSTENWNRPLDEVSTLMSLLSETLLEEAEELFSKGIRLHVIGEIEKLPSLVSEQLLNVVDLTKKNTKSNLVLALSYGSQREILNAVKEIAQEVKDDKISVEDIDEKLFENHLYTKNLPPVDLLIRTSGEVRVSNFLLWQIAYAELQFLDIFWPDFQEEHLYQCILNYQNKERRFGKTSEQITN, from the coding sequence ATGCAGGAAATTTTAGAAAAAATTGATAAAAATAATCTTCCCAAACATGTGGCCATCATCATGGATGGAAACGGGAGATGGGCAAAATCTAGAGGAGAAGAAAGAACCTTTGGACATAAAAGTGGTATCTCTGCGGTAAGAAATGCACTCTCTGCTTGCGAAAAAGCAGGTATAGAATTTCTAACGTTATATACTTTTTCTACCGAAAACTGGAATCGTCCTTTGGATGAGGTAAGTACATTAATGAGTTTACTCTCCGAAACCTTATTAGAAGAAGCAGAAGAACTTTTTTCTAAAGGTATAAGACTGCACGTAATAGGGGAAATAGAAAAATTACCTAGCTTGGTAAGTGAGCAATTACTTAATGTAGTAGATCTTACAAAAAAAAATACGAAGAGTAATCTAGTTCTTGCATTGAGCTATGGCTCACAAAGAGAAATTCTAAATGCAGTAAAAGAGATAGCACAAGAAGTAAAAGATGATAAAATTTCTGTAGAAGATATAGATGAAAAACTATTCGAAAACCATCTCTATACCAAAAATTTACCACCAGTAGACTTATTAATTAGAACCAGTGGAGAAGTGAGAGTAAGTAATTTCTTACTTTGGCAAATTGCATATGCAGAATTACAATTTTTAGATATATTTTGGCCAGATTTTCAAGAAGAACATCTTTATCAATGTATTTTAAACTACCAAAACAAAGAAAGAAGATTTGGTAAAACCAGTGAACAAATCACTAATTAA
- a CDS encoding polysaccharide biosynthesis/export family protein, with protein sequence MMKKLNVLILFMFLIITSCVGMQEVRYLQPNENLVLNSEGLISYDNMPKYRVTRHDILKLNIITTPKGDAAQFYSILHTQGVGGGGSSVAGAGSGFYFSGLKIDDNGEVYILGIGKIKAEGRTIEEIQTDIQNRVNENFLPEKSEVRLFLEGIKYTFLYDVEGKSIQKTASEVSISILEAIAQNGGLDRTVDRKNVIIYRRFPEGIKKAQIDLTREDLQNSPYFWLQNGDLVIFNTKAKSFYGFGKEPLQTLTTGVSILTTAISIYLLITKI encoded by the coding sequence ATGATGAAAAAATTAAACGTGCTAATCTTATTTATGTTCCTTATAATTACTTCGTGTGTGGGTATGCAAGAGGTAAGGTATTTGCAGCCCAATGAAAATTTGGTGCTTAATTCAGAGGGACTTATTTCATATGATAATATGCCTAAATACAGAGTTACAAGGCATGATATACTTAAACTAAACATCATTACTACTCCAAAAGGAGATGCTGCACAGTTTTATTCTATTCTTCATACTCAAGGAGTTGGTGGCGGAGGTTCTTCTGTGGCAGGTGCAGGCTCGGGTTTTTATTTCAGTGGACTAAAAATAGACGATAACGGAGAGGTGTACATACTAGGAATAGGGAAAATAAAGGCAGAGGGGAGAACTATTGAAGAAATTCAAACTGATATTCAAAATAGAGTAAATGAGAATTTTTTACCCGAAAAATCTGAAGTTAGACTTTTTTTAGAGGGAATAAAATATACCTTTTTGTATGATGTGGAGGGAAAATCTATTCAAAAGACAGCATCAGAAGTTTCTATAAGCATTCTAGAAGCTATAGCACAAAACGGAGGTTTAGACAGAACTGTTGATAGGAAAAACGTCATTATTTATAGGAGATTTCCAGAAGGAATTAAAAAAGCTCAAATCGATTTAACTAGAGAGGATTTACAAAATTCACCATATTTTTGGTTACAAAATGGTGATTTAGTAATTTTTAATACTAAAGCAAAGAGTTTCTATGGCTTTGGCAAAGAACCATTGCAAACCCTTACTACGGGAGTTTCTATTCTTACCACCGCAATTTCTATTTACTTATTGATAACAAAAATATAA